From a region of the Podospora pseudopauciseta strain CBS 411.78 chromosome 7 map unlocalized CBS411.78m_7, whole genome shotgun sequence genome:
- the RPS3 gene encoding 40S ribosomal protein S3 (EggNog:ENOG503NU07; COG:J; BUSCO:EOG092647L7), which yields MAVPGTQISKRRKFVADGVFYAELNEFFQRELAEEGYSGVEVRVTPTVTDIIIRATHTQEVLGEQGRRIRELTSLIQKRFKFPENSVSLYAAKVQNRGLSAVAQCESLRYKLLNGLAVRRACYGVLRFIMESGAKGCEVVVSGKLRAARAKSMKFTDGFMIHSGQPAKDFIDSATRHVLLRQGVLGIKVKIMRGSDPEGKAGPQKSLPDAVTIIDPKEETPVVQPMSQDYGAKAAAAQAAAEAARQEEQAGAEEEAAPAAEQ from the exons ATGGCTGTTCCCGGCACTCAGAT CTCCAAGCGGAGAAAGTTCGTCGCTGACGGTGTCTTCTACGCCGAGTTGAACGAGTTCTTCCAGCGCGAGTTGGCCGAGGAGGGCTACTCCGGCGTCGAGGTCCGCGTCACTCCCACCGTTaccgacatcatcatccgcgCCACCCACACCCAGGAGGTTCTCGGTGAGCAGGGTCGCCGCATCCGCGAgctcacctccctcatccagAAGCGCTTCAAGTTCCCCGAAAACTCGGTCTCCCTCTACGCCGCCAAGGTCCAGAACCGTGGTCTCTCCGCCGTCGCTCAGTGCGAGTCCCTTCGCTACAAGCTCCTCAACGGTCTTGCCGTTCGCCGTGCTTGCTATGGTGTCCTCCGCTTCATCATGGAGTCCGGCGCCAAGGGCTGCGAGGTCGTCGTTTCCGGCAAGCTCCGCGCTGCTCGCGCCAAGTCCATGAAGTTCACGGACGGCTTCATGATCCACTCCGGTCAGCCCGCTAAGGACTTCATCGACAGCGCCACCCGCCACGTTCTCCTCCGCCAGGGTGTCCTTGGTATCAAGGTCAAGATCATGCGCGGCTCTGACCCCGAGGGCAAGGCCGGCCCCCAGAAGTCTCTCCCCGACGCCGTCACCATCATCGACCCCAAGGAGGAGACCCCCGTCGTTCAGCCTATGAGCCAGGACTACGGTGCTAAGGCCGCCGCTGcccaggctgctgctgaggctgcccgccaggaggagcaggctggtgctgaggaggaggctgcccCTGCCGCTGAGCAATAG
- a CDS encoding uncharacterized protein (COG:S; EggNog:ENOG503P70M) has translation MDQVELAVDPGPLGQLDQEAVPDFDADGFDFQLDGVYDQADENQQDAPTVITKNVVDQVDEIGYEDDEEEAHSEHAATNSAEDEGPPNEVAGDEIAATGLEYQEEIGYEEDYSLTTEAVKADENAQDLAVADAEQPEYQAEDELDPLHEDQPEYEAENQAEPQLGDEPEFEAEDQSEPQHEDEPEYEAEDQIEPQHEDQPEYEADEQPSPQHDNSIGQPQIHAQEDQAVLLNNIESEKPMVEEDLDDQLDHDDDDNDDDDDEKEKVPELGSHSNMDYEAGSNHADGNEDYLMDDDEEPRGGLSEVDKAIEDLASSLHGVPDIEVFYNDVNYSLFGTANDDPDAFFLSDVKKMDEPLAQFLSSLRQVIANEIAPTDTLLVSFDSLDLEFGERSSERFLNRTLRELLDCHAALAAKDTAIASVPVLQLIVQHDCEERFLQLLDEAKYGGESPCRSGSVLSEHEHSEHTESNHQKRWVNEELLVDEDDDTAHDSYENETPVNGIASNHDQSHNPSVSPAVENDATTQNEDAAISSTHSQSPELAAEGQPDHDDQVVYQTTLETVHAEDSNTSDFPQEQVSYESVDVDVDEQEMKDADEAFDVITELETTEEAQLTSNGVFELTTGSNDNDLLLAFDQDGGLSTIDEQEGDGGQGGEILNGVPEVTNTAADNNEDALETDWQAEISQVSRGMSPTVSKDPQQGPSASATGDTASDHTSTTMNGDEIDYDENDGADDSFTPDNSAPHSVAAPVEDGDEIDWGNDGDEYEEVHDEAEGDITFEPQPDLDLAPSSPTGKRYRTDDAESLAEESDHKRRRT, from the exons ATGGACCAGGTTGAGCTGGCCGTGGACCCTGGCCCCTTGGGCCAGTTAGATCAGGAGGCTGTCCCGGATTTTGATGCCGATGGATTTGATTTCCAGCTGGATGGCGTTTATGATCAGGCAGATGAGAACCAACAAGACGCCCCTACAGTAATCACCAAGAATGTAGTCGATCAAGTTGACGAGATTGGCTatgaagacgacgaagaagaagctcactCGGAGCATGCCGCGACCAATTCAGCTGAAGATGAAGGCCCCCCGAACGAAGTAGCGGGTGATGAGATCGCGGCGACAGGCCTGGAGTATCAAGAAGAGATCGGCTACGAAGAGGACTACAGCTTGACCACGGAGGCCGTCAAGGCTGACGAGAATGCCCAAGATCTGGCCGTCGCAGATGCTGAGCAGCCGGAATATCAAGCGGAAGACGAGTTGGACCCTCTGCATGAGGACCAACCGGAGTATGAAGCTGAAAACCAGGCCGAGCCTCAGCTTGGAGACGAGCCAGAGTTTGAGGCTGAAGACCAGTCTGAGCCTCAGCATGAGGACGAGCCAGAGTATGAAGCCGAGGACCAGATTGAGCCTCAACATGAGGACCAACCAGAGTATGAAGCAGATGAACAGCCCAGCCCTCAGCATGATAATTCCATCGGCCAACCCCAGATCCATGCACAGGAAGACCAGGCGGTTTTACTGAACAACATTGAATCAGAGAAACCTATGGTCGAAGAAGATCTTGACGACCAGCTtgatcatgatgatgatgataatgatgatgatgacgacgagaaggagaaggttCCTGAACTGGGCAGCCACAGCAATATGGACTATGAGGCCGGCTCAAATCATGCTGATGGCAACGAGGATTACCTcatggatgatgacgaggaacCCAGAGGCGGCCTTAGTGAAGTTGACAAGGCGATCGAAGATCTTGCCAGTTCTCTTCATGGTGTTCCCGACATTGAGGTCTTTTACAATGACGTCAACTACTCGCTGTTTGGGACTGCAAATGACGACCCAGACGCTTTCTTTCTGTCGGACGTCAAGAAGATGGATGAGCCCCTTGCACagtttctctcttctcttcgcCAAGTCATTGCGAACGAAATTGCCCCTACCGATACCCTCTTGGTCAGTTTTGACTCTCTGGACCTCGAGTTTGGCGAAAGGTCTAGTGAAAGGTTTCTCAACCGGACACTCCGTGAACTACTGGATTGCCACGCTGCATTGGCGGCAAAAGACACCGCCATCGCCTCAGTTCCTGTTTTGCAGTTGATTGTCCAGCATGATTGCGAAGAGCGCTTCCTACAACTTCTTGATGAGGCCAAGTATGGCGGCGAATCGCCATGCCGCTCTGGAAGCGTGCTCTCTGAACATGAGCATTCTGAGCATACCGAATCTAACCATCAGAAAAGATGGGTCAACGAAGAACTCCttgttgacgaggatgatgacacGGCCCATGATAGCTATGAAAACGAGACCCCAGTCAATGGCATCGCTTCTAACCATGATCAAAGCCACAATCCTAGCGTATCGCCTGCTGTTGAGAACGACGCTACCACTCAAAACGAAGATGCTGCCATCTCCAGCACACACTCCCAATCGCCAGAGCTAGCAGCTGAAGGGCAGCCAGACCATGATGATCAGGTTGTATATCAAACAACCCTCGAGACTGTGCACGCTGAGGATTCCAATACCTCGGACTTTCCTCAAGAACAGGTTTCCTACGAGTCTGTCGATGTCGATGTGGATGAGCAGGAGATGAAGGACGCCGATGAGGCCTTCGATGTCATCACAGAGCTGGAAACAACTGAGGAGGCTCAACTCACCAGCAATGGTGTGTTTGAACTGACAACAGGTTCAAATG ATAACGATCTTCTCCTCGCTTTTGACCAGGACGGCGGCCTCTCAACAATCGACGAGCAAGAAGGCGACGGCGGTCAAGGCGGAGAAATATTGAACGGCGTGCCCGAGGTTACCAACACCGCAGCCGATAACAATGAAGACGCTCTGGAAACGGACTGGCAGGCTGAGATTTCACAAGTCTCTCGGGGCATGTCCCCCACTGTGAGTAAAGATCCGCAACAGGGGCCGTCTGCATCAGCAACAGGAGACACAGCGTCCGATCATACGAGCACGACCATGAACGGCGACGAAATTGACTACGACGAGAACGATGGGGCAGATGATTCTTTCACGCCAGATAACAGCGCGCCGCACTCCGTAGCGGCTCCAGtggaagatggtgatgaaaTTGACTGGGGcaatgatggggatgagtaCGAAGAGGTGCATGACGAGGCGGAAGGAGACATCACATTTGAACCGCAGcctgaccttgaccttgctCCGTCGAGCCCCACTGGAAAACGATACAGAACTGACGATGCAGAGAGCCTCGCTGAGGAATCCG ATCACAAGCGTCGTCGGACATAA
- a CDS encoding uncharacterized protein (EggNog:ENOG503NU9Q; COG:U) encodes MMLEEKYIGLALAMSSSLAIGISFVITKKGLMQAEERHGFEGDGFVYLKNPMWWAGIVCLVLGEIFNFAAYAFAPAILVTPLGALSVLVGAVVGSYVLNEELGTLGKLGSALCLIGAVIIVLHASPDEDIQTIDQILEYAIQPGFLFYSLFVCIFATIMIYKVGPIHGKKNPLVYLSICSTVGSISVMAVKAFGIALKLTFAGHNQFSHPSTYVFMIITVVCILTQMNYFNKALSQFPTNIVNPLYYVTFTTATLIASFILFQGFNTTDTVNTLSLLCGFLVTFTGVYLLNLSRTDPSGTKTLARRSGGDSTGTDMISSIQTRMSMEARRSQSHRMSVGSRTGGDRDGLIRAYDEEAGLGLHDLADDTDDDVDPRSPMISSFSQQQTNGRPNGGSGSHGTHLTAGNAYNESIELQSRKSGDR; translated from the exons atgatgttggaggagaa ATATATTGGCCTGGCCTTGGCCATGAGCTCGAGTTTAGCAATAG GTATCAGCTtcgtcatcaccaaaaaG GGATTGATGCAAGCAGAAGAAAGGCATGGGTTTGAAGGGGATGGGTTCGTTTACTTGAAGAACCCAATGTGGTGGGCAGGCATTGTTTGCT TGGTTTTGGGCGAAATCTTCAACTTTGCAGCTTACGCTTTTGCGCCGGCCATCCTCGTCACCCCTCTTGGAGCGCTGTCGGTGTTAGTGGGAGCTGTGGTGGGGTCATACGTGCTCAATGAGGAGTTGGGGACGTTGGGCAAGCTGGGGAGCGCCCTCTGTCTGATCGGAGCTGTCATTATTGTGCTGCATGCGTCCCCTGACGAGGATATTCAGACTATTGACCAGATTCTCGAATATGCGATTCAGCCAG GCTTCTTGTTCTACTCGCTGTTCGTCTGCATTTTCGCGACGATTATGATCTACAAGGTTGGGCCGATCCACGGCAAGAAGAATCCTCTTGTCTACCTGAGCATTTGTTCGACTGTTGGATCCATCTCGGTCATGGCCGTCAAGGCGTTTGGCATTGCCCTCAAGTTGACCTTTGCGGGGCACAACCAGTTCAGCCACCCGTCGACTTATGTCTTTATGATCATTACTGTGGTTTGTATCCTTACCCAAATGAACTACTTTAACAAGGCTCTGAGCCAGTTCCCTACCAACAT CGTTAACCCCCTCTACTATGTCACTTTCACGACGGCAACTCTTATTGCCTCCTTCATCCTCTTTCAAGGTTTCAACACAACCGACACagtcaacaccctctccctcctctgcgGCTTCCTCGTCACATTCACGGGCGtctacctcctcaacctcagccGAACCGACCCCTCAGGCACCAAGACGTTGGCCCGCAGAAGCGGCGGCGACTCGACGGGAACCGACATGATTTCTAGCATCCAGACAAGAATGAGCATGGAAGCCCGCCGCTCCCAATCCCACCGGATGAGCGTCGGCAGCCGCACGGGCGGTGATCGTGACGGTCTCATCCGGGCCTACGACGAAGAGGCCGGGCTTGGTCTTCACGACTTGGCAGACGACACAGACGACGACGTGGACCCGCGCTCTCCCATGATTTCGAGTTTTTCCCAACAGCAAACGAATGGGAGACCAAACGGCGGGAGTGGGAGTCACGGGACGCATTTGACGGCGGGGAATGCGTATAACGAGTCAATAGAGCTGCAGAGTAGGAAGTCGGGGGatagatga